The genomic stretch AATGCCGCATCGGCCACATCGCCGAGGCGCGGATCCTCGAAGCCCTGAAGGTCGACTTCATCGACGAGTCCGAGGTGCTCACGCCCGCCGACGAAGAAAACCACGTCTACAAGCACGATTTCCGCGTGCCCTTCGTCTGCGGCTGCCGGAATCTCGGAGAGGCGCTCCGGCGGATCGGCGAGGGCGCGGCGATGATCCGTACCAAGGGGGAGGCGGGAACGGGCGACATCGTGCACGCCGTCAAGCACCTCCGGCAGGTCAATCGCGACATGAAGATGCTCACGACGCTGACGCGCGACGAGCTGATGTCGGAAGCCAAGCGGCTCGGCGCGCCGTTCGAGCTCGTCGTCGAGGTCGCCGAAAAGGGAAAGCTCCCCGTGCCGAACTTCGCCGCGGGGGGGATCGCGACTCCCGCCGACGCCGCGCTCTGCATGATGCTCGGCGCCGAGGCGGTGTTCGTCGGCTCGGGAATCTTCAAGTCGTCGGACCCCGCGGTCCGCGCCGCGGCGATCGTCAAGGCGACGACCCACTGGAAAGACGCGGGCGCGCTGATCGACGCCTCCGCGGAGCTCGGGGAGGCGATGAAGGGAATGGACGCGGCGTCGCTTCCGGAGTCGGAACGGCTTCAGACGCGGGGATGGTGACACCTCGAGTTCCGGCCCGCTCGCGCGATCGGGAGGGGGAGAGTCAGGAAGGTTCGTCCTCGGCGGGAACGCCCGCTTCGCGCGGCGAGGGTCGGCCGAAGGACGGCGGAAACGGCGCGAAGAGACCCGTGGGGGTGCTCGCCATCCAGGGGGACTTCGCGCGTCACCGGGAAGCGCTGACGCGGGCGGGGATCGAGAGCCGCGAAATCCGGCGGCCGGAAGAGCTCGCGTCGGTCTCCGGTCTCGTTCTCCCGGGCGGGGAATCGACGACGTATCTGAAGTTCTTCGAGCGGGAGCCCGGCTGGCGGGAGGCGCTCACGGGCTTCGCCGAGAGCGGGCGCCCCGTCCTCGCGACGTGCGCGGGGTTGATCCTGCTCGCGTCCCGCGTGGACAACCCTCCCCAGCCGTCGCTCGGCGTGCTCGACGTCGACGTCGTCCGGAACGCCTACGGGCGGCAGCTCGACTCCTTCATCGGCAGCGCGTCGGGGGGAGAGGGGGAGCCGATCGAGGCGGTCTTCATCCGCGCCCCGAAGATCGCGCGCGTCGGCCCGGGCGTCGAGGTCCTCGCGCGCGAACGGGAGGATCCCGTTCTCGTCCGCGGAAAAAACGTCTACGGCGCCACGTTTCATCCCGAGCTCTCCGCCGATCCTTCTCTCCACCGGCGGATCTTCGGCGAGTGAACGCCGACGAGATCCTCGAGGCGCTCGCTCTCGAGAGACGCCGGCCCGATCTCGCGTCTCTTCGCGACCTCTTCGACGCCTTCAACCGCGCGGTGCCTTTCGAATCCGCCTCCAAGATCGCGCGGGACGCCGAGGTGCCGTCCATCGCGGACAAGCTCCGCGTCACCGAACTCTTCTGGTCGGATCACCTGGAGCTCGGGACGGGGGGGACGTGCTTCGCCCGCGTGGCGGCGTTCGCGGCGCTCGCGGAAGCGCTCGGTTTCCGGCCGGCGAAGATCCTCGGGGGAATCATGGGGCCGCGAAACCACGCGTCCGTCCTCTTCGACATCGACGGACGCACGTGGCTCGCCGATCCGGGTTATCCGCTTCCCTCGCTTCTTCCTCTCGAGAGCGCGTCGCTGGACACGCCCGTCGGATCGCTCGAATTCGCCGTGTCCGGGAAGGCGGCCGTCCTCCGCTTCGTGTCCGGGCCCGAGTACGGCCGCGTGATCGATTTCGCCTTCGATCCGGTTTCCGAGGAGGAGTTTCGCGCGGCGTGGGAGAAGACGTTCGTCCGCACGTCGCTCTTCCTCCGCGAGGTCGTCGTCCGGAAACCGGACGGTCACCGCGTGCTGCGGTTCTTCCGCGGCGCGGTGGACGTGTCCGACGCCCATTCGCGGACGCGCCTTCCTCTCCTGGGCGGACGCGCGGCGAAGCTTTCGTCTCTCTTCGGGATCGATGCCGGCCTCCTCGCCCGCGCGCTTTCGATCACCGGCGATCGCGCTCCGGAGCGCACGACCGCCCGGGTCGAAGCCTACGCGGAGGGACCGGAGTCCGAAGCCCGATTCCGGGCTCTCTCGACTCCCGGCGGATACCGGCGTTTCCTCGCCGGACTGGGAAGCGTGGAGATCGAGGGAGCAGAGGAAGGGCGCTGGCGCGCCGTGGTGCGGCCCGAATCGGGAGAGACGGTCGCCGAGGACGTCGAAGCGAGCGGAGATCTCCTCCGGATTCGCCGCGCGGGCGGTCTCGCCGAGTCGGGGTTCGAGCTCGACCGGTCGGCGGGCGAACCGCGACTCGTGCGGTTCGCGGAGCTTCCGGACGCGCGCGAAGAGTTCCTGAGGGTGGACGCGGGGAGGGGACGGATCGCGGGGATGCTCGCGATGGATCTCCTGGCGCTCAGCCGCCTGTAGCCGGCGCGGACCGTCCATCGAGCGATACGGGACGATCCCGTCCCGCCGTGCCTCAACGTCATCGGGTTCGAGGAAAACCGCGGCCGTGTCCACTCACCTCAGTGCGCCCGCACCCCGTGAGCGTCTCACTCGCTCCGCCCGGTCAGAACCGCAGCACTTGTCCCTGTCTGACGAACCGCAGCCGCGGGTTCTTGAGCGCCCGGACCTCGCGGCGGATCGCGGCGGCCGAGGGCGGTTTCATGTGGTAGAGGTAGACGGGCACGTTTCCTCCGCACTTGGCGATCTCGGCCTCGAGCAGGCGCGGGATCAGGTGCTTCGAGGCGAGGGCGACCGCCTCCTGGCCGTTCGAAAACGACACCTCGAGAAAGATCGCCTTCAGGTTCTTCGCCGATTCGGCGAGCTTCCACAGGGCCCGCGTGGGTCCCGTATCCCCCGAAAAGAGCACCGACGCCGACTTCGAGGAAACGAGATACCCGAACGTCGGCACGATGTGGCTGACCGCGACGGGCCGGAAGGAAAGGCCGGCCGCCCGGTAGGCGCCTCCGCCGGGGATCGGGTGGAAGCGGACGGTCGCGCGGCGGCGCGACGGGAGACGCGTGAAATCGGGCCAGAGCGCGTCGTTGAAGAGATGGCGGCGGAGCGCCGACAACACCGGCGCCGGCGCGGCGATCTCGATCGGCGTGCGCCGTCCGAAGACGTTCTCGAAGAAGAAGGGGAGGGTCGCGACGTGGTCGAAATGGGCGTGCGTCACGACGACCCGGTCGATCCGGCGCTGCTCGGCGATCGCGAGCACCGGAGTGAGCGCGCCGGCGTCGAGC from Thermoanaerobaculia bacterium encodes the following:
- the pdxS gene encoding pyridoxal 5'-phosphate synthase lyase subunit PdxS — its product is MEPREDFRLKVGLAEMLKGGVIMDVVNAEQARIAEDAGAVAVMALERVPADIRKEGGVARMSPVSKVREIQQAVSIPVMAKCRIGHIAEARILEALKVDFIDESEVLTPADEENHVYKHDFRVPFVCGCRNLGEALRRIGEGAAMIRTKGEAGTGDIVHAVKHLRQVNRDMKMLTTLTRDELMSEAKRLGAPFELVVEVAEKGKLPVPNFAAGGIATPADAALCMMLGAEAVFVGSGIFKSSDPAVRAAAIVKATTHWKDAGALIDASAELGEAMKGMDAASLPESERLQTRGW
- a CDS encoding arylamine N-acetyltransferase, with the protein product MNADEILEALALERRRPDLASLRDLFDAFNRAVPFESASKIARDAEVPSIADKLRVTELFWSDHLELGTGGTCFARVAAFAALAEALGFRPAKILGGIMGPRNHASVLFDIDGRTWLADPGYPLPSLLPLESASLDTPVGSLEFAVSGKAAVLRFVSGPEYGRVIDFAFDPVSEEEFRAAWEKTFVRTSLFLREVVVRKPDGHRVLRFFRGAVDVSDAHSRTRLPLLGGRAAKLSSLFGIDAGLLARALSITGDRAPERTTARVEAYAEGPESEARFRALSTPGGYRRFLAGLGSVEIEGAEEGRWRAVVRPESGETVAEDVEASGDLLRIRRAGGLAESGFELDRSAGEPRLVRFAELPDAREEFLRVDAGRGRIAGMLAMDLLALSRL
- a CDS encoding 3',5'-cyclic-nucleotide phosphodiesterase, coding for MISRGKAKGGLRIRVVGPYGGSAPGCRMTTFLLNDTTALDAGALTPVLAIAEQRRIDRVVVTHAHFDHVATLPFFFENVFGRRTPIEIAAPAPVLSALRRHLFNDALWPDFTRLPSRRRATVRFHPIPGGGAYRAAGLSFRPVAVSHIVPTFGYLVSSKSASVLFSGDTGPTRALWKLAESAKNLKAIFLEVSFSNGQEAVALASKHLIPRLLEAEIAKCGGNVPVYLYHMKPPSAAAIRREVRALKNPRLRFVRQGQVLRF
- the pdxT gene encoding pyridoxal 5'-phosphate synthase glutaminase subunit PdxT, which produces MGVLAIQGDFARHREALTRAGIESREIRRPEELASVSGLVLPGGESTTYLKFFEREPGWREALTGFAESGRPVLATCAGLILLASRVDNPPQPSLGVLDVDVVRNAYGRQLDSFIGSASGGEGEPIEAVFIRAPKIARVGPGVEVLAREREDPVLVRGKNVYGATFHPELSADPSLHRRIFGE